From the Ochotona princeps isolate mOchPri1 chromosome 26, mOchPri1.hap1, whole genome shotgun sequence genome, the window CCCTCCCAGACTCCCAGGCTCCCGCTAGCCAGTTATGgtcctgaggccaggagcccttgAAGGTGACAACCACAGCTCGGTCCCTCAGAGCTAGGCTCAGGAGCCCGTTCTTGGCAATTCTGGGGGTCCCTCGGGGACTGTGCATCTTAATTGTCTGGGTACATCAGTGGTCCTCACAGTATGACCTTGGTCCATCACCCTCACCGCTACCCACACAAATTCATCTGTCCCCCCTCCCTCTGCCAAGTCGAAGATTTCCCAATTCAGATTTAGCCACAAAAGCCAAAAACATCCAGAAGAAAGCTCAGCCCACTCATCAAGGCCTTGCTGCAAGATTTGTCCCCAGCAAGCGGCAGCGGACCTCCCAAAGCCGAGCATCCGTTAGCCGGCCAGTGGCTGTCGCCTTCCTTGACCTGGCAGTGGCTCCTGAGGAGGGCGCCCAGGGCCACGACTCCCCAAAGCCCGAACGCCCCACGGACGGAGGCGCAGGGCGCAGGCTGGGGCCGGCTTTCCGGAGGGCCCCCGCGCGGGCGTCCCGCCCCGCGCTCCTGCGTAAACACGCGGTTCCCTCGGCAACGCCTGGAGCCCGCGTCAAAGGCTTCGCCGGGTCCCCGGCTCCCGCCACCCGTCCCGCCTCGGCCGCTGCCCCGGGCCCCCGCAGCCGCCGCCCCCGATCCTGGGGCGGGATGAATAGACCCCCGGCCGCCACGGAGCCCCATGGAGGCCCCGCCGCCGGCCCGCCCACCAGTGACCACGGCCTGGCCCGGCAGCCCGCACCCCGGCGCCACCTCCGCGGCCGGCCCGCCTGGCGGGACATCTGCGGCGACGGCGGCCGCGCTCGCCTTCAGCACCGTGGCCAGTGCGGCGGCCGCGGCGCTGGGGAACCGGAGCGACGAGAGCGGGGGCGAAGGCGCCGGCGCTGCGGGTGGAGGCGGCCGCGACGCGCCCGAGGCCGCAGGgccggcgcgggcggcgggggcggcgggggcgAGGCCGGAGCTGCCCGGACCGGAGGAGGCAGCGCCCATGCTGTGGCACGGCACCGCGGTGGCGGCGCAGGcgctggtgctgctgctcctcttcctgctgTCTAGCCTGGGCAACTGCGCGGTGATGGGAGTGATCGTGAAGCACCGGCAGCTCCGCACCGTCACCAACGCCTTCATCCTGTCGCTGTCGCTGTCGGACCTGCTCACGGCGCTGCTCTGCCTGCCCGCCGCCTTCCTCGATCTCTTCACGCCGCCCGTGGGCCACTGGCGCGGCTTCTGCGCCGCCAGCCGCTTCTTCAGCTCGTGCTTTGGCATCGTGTCCACCTGGAGCGTGGCGCTCATCTCGCTGGACCGCTACTGCGCCATCGCACGGCCGCCGCGGGATAAGCTGGGCCGGCGCCGCGCGCTGCAGCTGCTGGCGGGCGCCTGGCTGGCGGCGCTGGGCTTCTCGCTGCCCTGGGAGCTGCTCCGGGCACCGCCGCGGGAGCTGAGCTTCCACGGCTGCCTCTACCGCACGTCCCCGGACCCGGCGCAGCTGGGCGCGGCCTACAGCGTGGGGCTGGTGGTGACCTGCTACCTGCTgcccttcctgctcatgtgcttctGCCACTACCATATCTGCAGGGCCGTGCGCCTGTCGGACGTGCGCGTGCGGCCAGTGGCCACCTACGCCCGCGAGCTGCGCTTCTTCAGCGAGGTGCGCACGGCCACCACTGTGCTCATCATGATCGTcttggtcatctgctgctggggaCCCTACTGCTTCCTGGTGCTGCTGGCCGCTGCGCGCCAGGCCCAGGCCTCGCAGGCGCCTTCTCTCCTCAACGTGGTGGCCGTCTGGCTGACCTGGGCCAACGGGGCCATTAACCCTGTCATCTATGCCATCCGCAACCCCAGCATTTCCGCGTTCCTGGGACGCAGTCGCGAGGAGGGCTACCGGACTGGGAACGTGGACGCGTTCCTGCCCAACCAGGGCCCGGGCTCTCAGGCCCGGAGCCGCCATCGCCTTCAGAACCGCTGCATCAAGCGGCTGGGGGCTTGCCACACAATGTCCTCTTCCAACCGAGCCACTGGGGCCGCAGGGGACGTAGCCATGTGGGCCAGGAAAAACCCAGCCATGCTTTTCTGTCGAGAGGGGCCTGCAGAGCCTGTGGCAACCCTGGCCAAACAGCTTAAATTCGAAGCTGGTGATACCAGCCTCTAGGGGCGGGGGAACTAGGGTGGACAGTCTGTGACAGATTTTCACCTGCTTGGGATCCCCGGTGAGAATCGCGGGAGTACATAAAGCCAGAGCTTTAGAGAGAGGAGCAACGCGGGCTATCACCTACCGGAACAACAGAAAAGACATTGCCCCCTTCCTAAAAGTGCCCAAAGAAATGTAAgatgcaaaaaattaaaaaccatctTAAACCACACAACCAAGCTTGTGAGCTCTAAGTGCCAAAAAAATGCCAAAAGTCAGATCCACCATcactgaaaagcttttattacaGGAATCACACTGTGAAAACAGAGTTGCTGGGTGCCACCAGGGCTCGATCCAACACACAGATTCAGGGCAGAAGAGACTCCCGGAGCTGCTCCGGGACCCTGCTCCATCACCAGCATTCAACACGACTTGAGATACTAAGCCTGCACCTCTTGACACACGCTTGGGTGTCTTACCTTACACACACGGCGGTATTTTTCCCCGCCCCCGTGTTTTGTGGGAAAATTTAAATTCATGTCCTATTTAAAATGTCTTAGGATGTTTGAAAACGTGGCCTGTTATTATATACATTTCTGCAAACCGCAGCAGGGCAAATATAGTGTGTGGCTATTTCAAAAGCATTAACAGGGTCCAgcccggtagcctagtggctaaagtcctcatcttgcatgcacaagggtcccatgtgggtgccggttcttgtcctggatgctccacttctcatccagctccctgtctgtgacctgggaaattaATTGAGGATGGCtcacggccttgggacccagcacctgcatgggagacctggaggaggctcctggctcctggctttggatcagctcagctctagccattgtggccgtttggggagtgaatcagcggatggaagatctttctgtgtctttccttctctctgtaactctgactttccaataaaagtaaataataacatcttttttaaaataaataagtaaaaagcatTACCAGCCCTTTCAAGTCTGTCCAGCTCCCAAATCCTCTGGCTCTGAAAAGCAAGAGGTTGTAATCTCACTCTAACCTGCCAACTTGCTGCTTTCATTTTTGATCTAATTCAGAAATGCCAGTCAGAAtgcttttgtattttgaaaaagtaACATTCAAAGCAGAAAACAATCTGCCTTTACAGGTGAGTAGCATTGTTGGGTAACAGCCAAAACATGGTCACTTAAAACCAAATTGATTGAATGAGATGACTGGGGTGAGTTTTTAttgagagagtgagggagagagctaCAAAGTAACAGCGTGGCTGGCTCCCTACCTTGCTTCAAACAGGGCGATTCCAAAGGGGAATGCTAAATGTATTTCGAGAAGCGGTTACATTCGTCTATAACTACAGAACTTTCCGAGGGAATCATACTCTACTGTGTTTGGAAGTGTGGCTATTTTGTTAGAAAAGGAAATAGCTAATCGGTGCTTTATAGTCATGTGTCTGAATCAGTGTTGTCGTTATCGGAAAGGGGGAACTGGCGTGGTATTCTTAAAACATAAAAAGGTATTAAAAACATAGGCACAAGGCTGGAAAGACACCTCCAGCCAACTGAAGAGAGGTTCAGAAACGTGCAAGGCCAAGATGCTGCTTTGAGTCCCTTAAAAGCCCAACTCAGAATCTGCGCGTGTGAAATGCCTCGTGTTAGTTAGATGCCTCTATAAACAGATTCATTTATGCAGAACTTTAAAAGATGGTTGCCTGTACTGCCTCTTTCTGTCCATCCTGCCCTTCATTCTTCAGTATTTCATTGCCTTAGCCCATACATTTTTTAAGCTCATCATGAAGACACAGCAGCTATCATGTAAGAATTTCATGATGAAATGGCCCGAATCTTTTTCTTGTAAAgcgtttgaaaatatttttttagggcTTACGTCTTTGTGTGACTGGTGGGTTTTTGTCCATGTTTTGTAATCAAAGATGGAAATATGATGATTCGTGTTACGGCCaaagatgttttaattttttttgcttctcaGGGTATCATTATAATCAGAAACGTGTAACAgaatggtttttgttgttgttgttaccctCAATGTCTCAGTGTAGTACAAAGTTAGTGGCTTAATGAGTCGCCTCCAACACATGCAGACTTAATGCAGTGGGTCTAACAGTACCAGGTCTCTGCAAGATTTTCCTgctagaagttaaaaaaaaaaaaagtgtgttttttGGCATTGTGAGAGAAAGATAAGTCTGGAAATTTAGGGAGATAGTTAGGTCTTCCAGTTATAAAAGGTATCAAAGTATAGAAATTCTGTAATCATGATAAAAGGGCAGAAATGGGGTAGGGAGGGAGGGTTAAGGTGCCACttcagacaccagcatcccagctgcaGTGCCTGGGACCAAGTCCTGCCCTGGATGCTCATCAGGCTCTCAGCTGATGTGCGCCCTGGCCAGCAGCTCATGACCGCAGCAAGCACCTGACCCTGtaacccacatgcgagacccaaagagagttcctggctactggcttggGTTTcatccagccctgactattgcggACAttgggggagtgatccagcaagtggatggaagattccccactacctctctctctctcaaaatctctctctctctctcctccttcctccctccctccctctaaaACTATAAGTAAAGATGGCGAGCAGAATTAAAGATCTCAGAGAAAAGTGATAGCCTTATTGCAAAATAAAGCATTGGCTGAGAACTTAAGGAAGGGCTTAAAAATAATGTGACGTGGAATAAGCCTATCtgatgaaaaaagggaaaaatctgAGAGTTTGGAAGGCTCAAGGTGATGGTGAAGGATTGtacaggaaaaaatggaattattaaTCTACCTCTTCAGTTACAGCAAGTTTTAGGAAAGAAATCACTGGTGAAATGCGAATGGCTCTGGGAAATTTGCTTGGATGAATGAGTGCAGAAAGAAGCAACTAATAAGTTACTGGACAGCTTAGAGCATTGCGCTTGTGTTACTCAGTGCGAGAGGTTAGATTCGTGCGAAAGTTTGTAGCAaagccctgtctctgcttctccatcttctccatccgcaaaaatatatatatacagggaAGCCAAGACATTGTATCACCATCGTCATCATCACCTCCATCATCTGCCACTTGTGTCTCCTTTGTCATGCAGGGGCGACATCTGAAATAGTAATGCTACTGACAGGCATGTATGGGACCTGTGTTCTAATTGAGGACCTTGTGTTTCCTAAGAATCATACATAACCAGAATTCTTTAGTTTATATGTGGAGAAGACATATAACATTTTCAAAAGGGAGATAACCAGTAACCAATCCAATCTCGTGAAAAGACGGAGATAAAAATCAGTGTCTTGTCTGGTGCTTTGTGAGCTAATCCTCTCTCTGCAGCACcaagcatcccatacgggcactggttcaagtcccagctgctccacttcggatccagcttcctgcttatgaacttggaaagcagtgcaagatggctcaagtccttgggcccctgcacccacgtgggaaatccagaagctcctgaaccccagcttcagactggctcagctccagccattgcggccatttggggcatgacccagtgaatgcaagatctctgtctctatataaatctgtctttcaaataaaaataaatagtttttaaaaatcattacaatAAAATAGCTCACTCTTCTGACTCAGGAATTTCATATTCCAGGGTGTCCCTAGCTCTCCCATGTAAACGCCTAAGAGTGCTCAGATCTCCTTGAAGGGGAACAACACCTCTTCCAATCCTCCCCCCCTTCAGTTCCCTCCCTCCAGCCAAGCTGGTCAGAAGAGTAGCCTATGCGTGTACAACTGATCTACATCTTAGCCTGcagtcttttattttaattttacttgtttttattataaatccataggccctgggattttgcTTACCCCCtacccaattccctcccccctcactgagttcccccatatcattactatagtatagtttttcataaacagtcatatgtccatcattgcaggcatggacaatgatagagtccagcatcctattgtcaagatagagtaaacagtttcattgggagtccatctttgtctggaagtagagatgcatactacattgtatcctcacatctggatatgacagtctctattatacagtcactatacatccgcttaaatgaaaagccacaatacagaatcaacaataggaagaaaaagagaaatttacaatgccatgaagttaaaaagcatgatgctagatatgatagtctctattacatagctactgtacatccccttaagtgaaaagccacaaagcaaaatcaacaacaggaagaaaaaaaaaagaaattaacaacaccatgaagttaaataacatgctactgaatgactgatgtatcactgaacaaatggaaaagaaaatcaagaaccttcttgaagaaaatgatgcttttgtatgttctatgagtcattgagcaatttaatgagaagaaagtgttttgaagagattaaagtaataaaaaaatatcaaaatccacgAGCTATAGTTTCTGGTGATCTTCGTTGGTGAAATGTGTGTTCTGTAGGCAGTAAAGagatgggtcttgttttttaatccaatctaatctgtgacatttgattggtgagtttaagctgTTTGCATTCAGAGTtcatacaaataggtggtaatttggttctgtcattttagcaatgggttgttcattaacttagacttctgctgttattttactgggatgttcttcacatttgcctttgggtttggtgggtgctattcctcttctctgtcaagagatcatctttaagtatcatttgtaatgcagatttggaagaggcatattctaactttactgtggaagaattttatttcattttcaaagacaaaggaaagttttgctgggtacattatcctggactgacaattttttgcttgtagaatctggaatgtgtcactccattctcttctggcctatagtttcctgtgagaggtctcgtgtgagtttaactggcattcctttatatgttagttgattttttttttcacgtgcacatttaaggatcttttccttatgtttgattgaagagtgCTTGGTTATCATGTATTGTGGTGAAGAATGtgtttggtcaagcctgttgggagttctttgccctttctggatgttgtttcccaattctttctctagattagggaaatttttcccttattatttcattaacacatttgtaaacccagcttctctttctgcatcttctgggactcccataactcttatatttggccttttaatagcgtctttcaattcttgaatactcttttcagcctgatccagctctgcttccagctttttgtttccccctggtgacaggaaataccttccaattctgagattctttcttctgccttcttctattttggagacttggatgggtgtggcttttcccctgaTCTCtcaccttcccccagatacaggaaggaaaaaagagaatatgaaaacagtggtctcacccacttttctctagcccttgactctttgcaccctaatcaaatatgtaaaaattaccaaaactaaaatgtatacaatttttaagaacaaaagaaagaaagagaaagcaacgGCAGTATACTTATCGATCAGTGGTCAGCACCTACTCTGCGATCCGTGTGAGTATCTGAAGGCTTATGTGGATGGAGGTACCAGGCAGATGGGCTTCACAGGGATTTTGCATCCTTTCTATCTAGGCCTGCCAGAGAAGCTCACTGCAACTTGCTACTGTTAATAAAcaaagtggctggagctggagggcACTCCTTCCTATCCTGCACTGGGTTTGTGCATAAGAACTTCATACTAACTCCCAAAGAACATCACTGTTATGTACCAAGGGATGGAAGTGTCTCCACCTACACAGGAGCAGTGAGCATCCCAGGGAACACTGCTTCATAGGAAGGTCCTTGCATGCCAGATAGATGTTGGATAGTCCGGCTTCCTGAAATTCTATTTTCACTGGAACATGTCACAGATAAGTACCTGGCACCACATTACAGAAGGACAGGGTCCTGGGAACAGAACCCTGTCGCACTGAACACTCAAGGCACCAACTCCTTGCCTTGAGAATGAATCATTTACATCAGGGTTGTAAGCCGTAAGTTGAGTTTTTAGATGTGATATTTTTTGGACAATTCTCCGTCATTGGTTGTGACGTttaagatcttctgttcgctcaTAAAGTAGtcaccaggcctgaccctgccaGGCTTCTGAGATCAGATGGCAAGTGATATATCCGGGGTAGTATGGCAACATGAACTTGAAGAGCAGTGCGTGGAAGTGGAAATGGGCTGAATCTTGGCCGATGAAGAGGGATCTGGAAGAAAATTTCCAGCAGCCAGGCACAGCCATGCCACCATCCTTAGCAAGGTGCTCTTGTCCCTGCAAGGCGGTGATTCTGAGggtggctggggctgcagccGCTGCTACTTGCTGAACTTCCCAAATATGACGCATTCACTggatttctttaagaaaaagcaagaatgggcctggcggcgtggcctagcagccaaagtcttcaccttgaacgcgccgggatcccatatgggcgccggttctaatcccggcagctctacttcccctccagctccctgcttgtggcctgggaaaacagtcgaggacggcccaaagctttggtatcctgcacccacgttggaaacccagaagaggttcctggttcctggcttcggattggcacagcaccggccgttgcggtcacttggggagtgactcctccaatggaagatctttctctctgcctctcctcctctctgtatatctgactttgtaataaaaatgaataaatctttaaaaaagagagagaggaagcaagaaTGAGCCCTTTGATTTTGGCCTCTTATACTTAGGTTTCAAATCTCTTACATTTCA encodes:
- the GPR135 gene encoding G-protein coupled receptor 135, whose amino-acid sequence is MEAPPPARPPVTTAWPGSPHPGATSAAGPPGGTSAATAAALAFSTVASAAAAALGNRSDESGGEGAGAAGGGGRDAPEAAGPARAAGAAGARPELPGPEEAAPMLWHGTAVAAQALVLLLLFLLSSLGNCAVMGVIVKHRQLRTVTNAFILSLSLSDLLTALLCLPAAFLDLFTPPVGHWRGFCAASRFFSSCFGIVSTWSVALISLDRYCAIARPPRDKLGRRRALQLLAGAWLAALGFSLPWELLRAPPRELSFHGCLYRTSPDPAQLGAAYSVGLVVTCYLLPFLLMCFCHYHICRAVRLSDVRVRPVATYARELRFFSEVRTATTVLIMIVLVICCWGPYCFLVLLAAARQAQASQAPSLLNVVAVWLTWANGAINPVIYAIRNPSISAFLGRSREEGYRTGNVDAFLPNQGPGSQARSRHRLQNRCIKRLGACHTMSSSNRATGAAGDVAMWARKNPAMLFCREGPAEPVATLAKQLKFEAGDTSL